The Microcoleus sp. AS-A8 genome window below encodes:
- a CDS encoding AAA family ATPase, translating to MSLTIAGYNLIEVIYDGSTTRVYRATKEIESFSVIIKTIKAEYPTLEQISRLKHEYKILQSLQIEGIVKPLSLERYKNGLALVLSDFGGETLKKNLINRKLELTYLLPITLQLVSILEQVHRENIIHKDIKPYNILINPKTHQVKIIDFSISSCLSVENQIVGNPDLIEGTLAYMSPEQTGRMNRSIDYRTDFYSLGITFYEMLTGQLPFQSTEPLELVHCHIARTPISPREVNPEIPQPVSDIVMKLLAKTAEERYQTALGLKADLETCLKMLEESGQISSFDVGQLDLYSQFLIPQKLYGRDQEVTFLMDAFDRVSLGATEMILVSGYSGIGKSSLVNEVHKPMVRQQGYFISGKFDQFKRNIPYASLIQAFQELMRQLLTENAENLAIWRTKLLEALGTNAQVIIDVIPEVERVVGSQPAIPQLGPTESQNRFNRIFQQFLHVFTTQEHPLVLFLDDLQWADSASLKFIDLLMSDRDSRYLLLIGAYRDNEVNATHPLILTLEEINAIGATINNIVLQPLHLNHVIQLVGETLRSNEKNSKPLAELVFNKTQGNPFFLTQLLKSLYQDNLFTFNFSKGTWQWNIDLLRGIDITDNVVELMVNQIQKLSPTTQDILKLAACIGDKFTLDVLSIVNEKSLSETAQNLWESLKVGLVLPQSQSYKIPLVGDWDMEQEQSIIPMSQLQISYKFLHDRVQQAAYSIIPIEEKKKTHLKIGELLLKHTSETELEENIFEIVNQLNVGSELILQQSQKDELARLNWIAGKKAKSATAYETAVKYLSLGLELLSEDSWIHHYELTLNLYVEAVEAQYLNTNFEQAGELAEIVLQKATNLLDQMKVYALNIQFYIAQNQMLKAIETGVQVLQMLGVSLSPTPNEGGVVPTLPQLEDLEDFPVMTDPYKLAALHLLMSLAPAAYMSNNPIFLPILLTQVNLSIEYGHSPQSAFAYALYAVYLSGVGEIDAAYHSGRLGLRLLEQFNAKELKAKIYGLFYPHASVWKEHFKVTLAPLQEAIQSALETGDMAWAGYNTFYYCDHLLFSGESLEVVSQKQAQYFECLLKRKQTLESDYLNVWRRLGLKLLDKAEERYSLHNEMVTDAENLQRLIAINNHMCIFAGYLANAIFCYFSQDYAQSVAHASAALKHTGGVLGMMINGQHNFYYSLALLAQAASLPESDQKTALLQVSLNQETLKKWAFHAPDNYQHKYDLVEAEKTRFLGQPLDAMEFYDRAIAGARKQGFLQEEALASELAAKFYFSRNREKMAIDYLTQSYYAYVSWGATLKRRELEIQYPQLFSRTPNPKNTNIEVNRTISATTQGSSGMLDLATVIKASQALSGEIVLGQLLTKLMQIVIENAGAETGFLILEKANQLLIEASGRVEQQEVTVEQSMPVETSQQLPLSVINYVARTQEYVVLNDATEEGLFSTDSYIVQHQPKSILCTPIVYQGKLIGILYLENNLTTGAFTPERLEVLQLLSSQAAISIENARLYQDLEDANTNLKQSHEQLADYSRTLETKVKERTLELQDKNLHLHQEIRERQRAEQAADAANRAKSEFLANMSHELRTPLNGILGYTQIFKKDKTLSDRQKNGIGIIHQCGEHLLTLINDILDLSKIEARKMELYPKDFALSEFLEGIAEICRIRAEQKGLVLVYETLTPLPKAIRADEKRLRQVLINLLGNAVKFTQKGRVTFKVGYQQGKLRVQVEDTGIGIAPNQLEEIFLPFQQVGEHSRETEGTGLGLAISRQFVEMMGASLEVKSTLGEGSVFWLDLDLPEVDQGADIAKVDERHIIGFKGSKRKVLVVDDKWTNRSVLINLLEPLGFEVLEVPNGLECLAQAREFKPDLIFMDLVMPVLDGFETTRRIRLLPELEGVVVIAISASVFDFDRQQSREVGCDDFLPKPVREADLLEKLRGYLGLEWVYETSGVGATQVSLLQESAVMGQEQLLNGNKQLTGPEFIPLPAQELEILFDLAMMGDLRGIMEQASQLEALDPQWLPLATHLRQLAKSFKGKQILELLKNMKRQNEC from the coding sequence ATGAGCTTAACCATTGCCGGTTACAACCTAATTGAAGTCATTTATGACGGTTCCACCACCCGTGTTTATCGTGCGACGAAAGAGATAGAATCATTCTCAGTAATTATTAAAACAATCAAAGCTGAGTATCCCACTTTAGAACAGATATCTCGGTTAAAACATGAGTATAAAATTCTTCAATCTTTGCAAATAGAAGGAATTGTTAAACCCTTATCGTTGGAAAGATATAAAAACGGGTTGGCATTGGTTTTATCAGATTTTGGGGGAGAAACTCTAAAAAAAAATCTCATCAACCGAAAATTGGAATTAACCTATTTATTACCAATTACTCTTCAGCTTGTTTCAATTCTTGAGCAGGTGCATCGAGAGAATATTATTCATAAAGATATTAAGCCCTACAATATCCTAATCAACCCTAAAACCCATCAAGTAAAAATCATTGATTTTAGTATTTCATCGTGCTTATCCGTTGAAAATCAGATCGTTGGTAATCCTGATTTGATTGAAGGTACCCTCGCCTACATGTCTCCAGAGCAAACTGGGAGGATGAACCGCTCCATTGATTATCGAACGGACTTTTATTCTTTAGGCATTACGTTCTATGAAATGCTGACGGGACAGCTACCTTTTCAATCGACCGAGCCATTGGAATTGGTTCATTGCCATATTGCAAGAACACCCATATCTCCTAGAGAAGTCAATCCAGAAATTCCCCAACCTGTTTCCGATATTGTGATGAAATTATTAGCGAAAACCGCTGAAGAACGATATCAAACTGCCTTGGGATTAAAGGCTGACCTGGAAACTTGTCTGAAGATGCTAGAGGAGTCGGGTCAGATTTCCTCCTTCGATGTGGGTCAGCTAGATTTATACAGCCAATTTCTCATCCCACAAAAACTTTATGGTCGCGACCAAGAAGTCACCTTTCTTATGGATGCCTTTGACCGAGTGAGTCTGGGGGCAACAGAAATGATTTTAGTTAGCGGTTACTCTGGGATTGGCAAGTCTTCATTAGTGAATGAAGTTCATAAACCAATGGTACGCCAACAGGGTTACTTTATTTCCGGTAAATTTGACCAATTTAAGCGGAATATTCCTTATGCTTCTTTGATTCAAGCTTTTCAGGAATTAATGCGGCAATTGCTCACAGAAAATGCTGAAAATCTAGCGATTTGGAGAACAAAACTATTAGAAGCATTAGGTACTAATGCTCAAGTCATCATTGATGTGATTCCTGAAGTGGAGCGGGTGGTTGGTTCTCAACCAGCGATTCCTCAATTGGGACCGACTGAATCACAAAACCGATTTAATCGAATCTTTCAACAATTTCTTCATGTATTTACCACCCAAGAACATCCTTTAGTACTCTTCCTAGATGATTTACAGTGGGCGGATTCAGCCTCTCTGAAGTTTATTGACCTGCTCATGAGTGACCGGGATAGCCGCTATTTATTACTCATTGGGGCGTATCGAGATAACGAAGTCAATGCCACTCATCCATTGATTTTGACGTTAGAGGAAATTAATGCCATTGGTGCAACTATTAATAACATTGTTCTACAACCTTTGCACCTCAATCATGTCATTCAATTAGTGGGTGAGACTCTCCGTAGTAATGAGAAAAATTCTAAACCTCTGGCTGAGTTAGTGTTTAACAAAACTCAAGGAAATCCATTTTTCTTAACTCAGTTGCTCAAATCCCTGTATCAGGACAACCTATTTACTTTTAATTTCAGCAAAGGAACTTGGCAGTGGAATATTGACCTTCTACGAGGCATCGATATCACTGATAATGTTGTGGAATTGATGGTCAACCAGATTCAAAAGCTATCACCAACAACTCAGGATATTTTAAAATTAGCCGCCTGTATTGGAGATAAGTTTACTTTAGACGTTCTGAGCATTGTTAATGAAAAATCTTTATCCGAAACCGCACAAAATTTGTGGGAATCGTTGAAAGTTGGCCTCGTTTTACCTCAGAGTCAATCTTACAAAATTCCTCTCGTTGGGGATTGGGATATGGAACAGGAACAATCAATTATTCCCATGTCTCAATTGCAAATTTCTTACAAATTTCTTCATGACCGAGTACAGCAAGCGGCTTATTCCATTATTCCCATAGAAGAGAAAAAAAAGACTCACCTGAAAATTGGTGAATTGTTACTCAAACATACCTCGGAGACAGAGCTTGAGGAAAATATATTTGAAATTGTCAACCAGCTAAATGTTGGTTCTGAGTTAATTCTACAGCAATCCCAAAAAGATGAACTAGCAAGATTAAATTGGATAGCCGGGAAAAAAGCGAAATCAGCAACAGCTTATGAAACAGCGGTGAAATATTTATCGCTAGGTCTAGAACTCCTGAGCGAAGATAGCTGGATTCATCACTACGAGCTGACACTCAATCTGTATGTAGAAGCGGTGGAAGCACAATACCTTAATACTAACTTTGAACAAGCTGGTGAACTCGCAGAAATTGTACTGCAAAAAGCCACGAATTTGCTCGATCAAATGAAGGTGTATGCACTAAACATCCAGTTTTATATTGCACAAAACCAGATGCTAAAAGCTATAGAAACTGGTGTGCAAGTACTCCAGATGCTAGGTGTTTCTTTATCTCCCACGCCTAACGAAGGTGGAGTCGTGCCTACTTTGCCTCAGCTTGAGGATTTAGAAGACTTTCCGGTGATGACAGATCCCTATAAATTAGCGGCTTTGCATCTTTTGATGAGTCTTGCACCGGCAGCTTATATGAGCAATAATCCCATTTTCTTGCCGATTCTTTTAACTCAGGTTAATCTCTCGATTGAATATGGTCATTCCCCCCAATCCGCTTTTGCCTATGCCCTTTATGCGGTTTACCTATCGGGTGTAGGAGAGATAGATGCGGCTTATCACTCTGGACGGCTGGGTTTAAGATTGTTAGAGCAATTTAATGCCAAAGAACTTAAAGCCAAAATATATGGTCTATTTTATCCTCATGCCAGTGTTTGGAAAGAGCATTTTAAGGTAACGTTAGCGCCTTTGCAAGAGGCCATTCAAAGTGCCTTGGAAACTGGAGATATGGCTTGGGCTGGCTACAATACATTTTACTATTGTGACCACTTATTGTTTAGCGGGGAATCCCTGGAAGTGGTGTCCCAAAAGCAGGCTCAATATTTTGAATGTCTGCTGAAACGGAAACAAACCTTAGAAAGTGACTACCTGAATGTATGGCGGCGCTTGGGATTAAAACTCTTAGATAAAGCTGAGGAACGATACAGTCTACATAACGAGATGGTAACTGACGCGGAAAACCTGCAACGTCTAATTGCCATCAATAATCATATGTGTATTTTTGCAGGTTATCTCGCTAACGCAATTTTCTGTTATTTTTCCCAAGATTACGCTCAGTCCGTTGCCCATGCCTCAGCAGCATTAAAACATACAGGCGGCGTGCTGGGAATGATGATTAATGGTCAACATAATTTCTATTATTCATTGGCACTCCTCGCTCAGGCTGCCAGCCTTCCGGAAAGCGACCAAAAAACTGCTCTATTGCAAGTTAGCCTGAATCAGGAAACCCTGAAAAAATGGGCGTTTCATGCTCCAGACAACTATCAACATAAGTATGACTTAGTAGAAGCGGAAAAGACACGTTTTTTGGGGCAACCTTTAGATGCCATGGAGTTTTATGATCGCGCGATCGCTGGGGCAAGAAAACAGGGCTTCCTCCAGGAAGAAGCACTCGCAAGTGAACTCGCCGCCAAATTTTATTTCTCGCGAAATCGAGAAAAAATGGCGATTGACTATCTCACCCAATCTTACTACGCCTATGTGAGCTGGGGAGCCACACTTAAACGGAGAGAGTTAGAAATTCAATACCCTCAACTTTTTTCCCGAACACCGAACCCAAAAAACACCAATATAGAAGTGAATCGAACCATCAGTGCTACAACTCAAGGAAGTTCTGGCATGTTGGATTTAGCCACTGTTATCAAAGCCTCTCAAGCCCTTTCCGGCGAGATTGTACTCGGTCAGTTATTGACCAAATTGATGCAAATTGTCATCGAAAATGCGGGGGCAGAAACAGGATTTTTGATTTTAGAAAAGGCCAACCAGTTACTGATTGAAGCCTCAGGAAGAGTGGAGCAACAAGAGGTAACCGTAGAGCAATCGATGCCTGTAGAAACCAGTCAGCAACTGCCTCTATCCGTCATCAATTATGTCGCTAGAACACAGGAATATGTTGTACTCAACGATGCCACTGAGGAAGGATTATTTAGCACCGATTCCTACATCGTTCAGCATCAACCTAAATCTATTTTATGTACACCGATTGTTTACCAAGGAAAACTCATTGGCATTCTTTATTTAGAAAATAATCTGACGACAGGTGCCTTTACGCCAGAGCGATTGGAAGTTTTACAATTGTTATCCTCTCAAGCCGCCATCTCCATTGAAAATGCTCGTCTCTATCAGGATTTAGAAGATGCTAACACTAACCTGAAACAATCTCACGAGCAATTAGCGGACTACAGCCGAACCCTGGAAACAAAAGTCAAAGAGCGAACGCTAGAGTTACAAGATAAAAACTTGCATCTGCACCAGGAAATTCGTGAACGCCAACGAGCCGAACAAGCCGCCGACGCAGCAAACCGAGCCAAGAGCGAATTCCTCGCGAACATGAGCCACGAACTCCGTACCCCGCTCAATGGCATTTTAGGTTACACCCAAATCTTTAAAAAAGACAAAACATTAAGCGATCGGCAAAAAAATGGGATTGGGATTATTCATCAGTGCGGTGAACACCTGCTGACGCTGATTAACGATATTTTAGACCTCTCTAAAATCGAAGCCCGGAAAATGGAGCTTTACCCGAAAGATTTTGCTCTCTCTGAATTTCTGGAAGGCATTGCGGAAATTTGTCGAATTCGTGCCGAACAAAAGGGTCTTGTGTTGGTTTACGAAACCTTGACTCCACTGCCCAAAGCCATTAGAGCCGATGAGAAACGACTGCGGCAAGTTTTGATTAACTTACTCGGTAATGCCGTTAAGTTTACACAAAAGGGTCGTGTAACGTTCAAAGTCGGCTATCAGCAGGGGAAACTCCGAGTTCAGGTGGAAGACACAGGGATTGGCATTGCACCCAATCAATTAGAAGAAATCTTTTTACCCTTCCAGCAAGTAGGCGAACACAGCCGCGAAACCGAAGGAACCGGCTTGGGACTGGCAATCAGCCGTCAATTCGTTGAGATGATGGGTGCGTCACTGGAGGTAAAGAGTACCCTAGGAGAAGGAAGCGTTTTCTGGTTGGATTTGGATTTGCCTGAAGTTGACCAAGGAGCGGATATTGCCAAGGTAGATGAACGCCATATTATTGGCTTCAAAGGCTCCAAACGGAAAGTTCTGGTGGTAGATGACAAGTGGACGAATCGCTCTGTCCTGATCAATCTGCTAGAGCCTTTGGGGTTTGAAGTGCTAGAAGTACCGAATGGCTTAGAGTGTCTTGCCCAAGCGCGTGAGTTTAAGCCCGATTTAATATTTATGGATTTAGTCATGCCCGTACTGGACGGCTTTGAAACCACCCGTCGCATCCGGCTATTGCCGGAGTTGGAGGGAGTTGTCGTGATTGCCATCTCAGCTAGCGTGTTTGACTTCGATCGCCAACAAAGTCGGGAAGTCGGTTGTGATGATTTTCTCCCCAAACCCGTCCGAGAGGCAGATCTTTTAGAAAAATTACGAGGTTACTTGGGGCTGGAATGGGTTTATGAGACGTCAGGAGTAGGAGCGACGCAGGTGTCGCTCTTACAGGAGTCAGCCGTCATGGGTCAAGAGCAACTGCTCAATGGCAACAAGCAGCTTACTGGCCCGGAATTCATCCCGTTGCCAGCACAGGAGCTGGAAATCTTATTCGATCTGGCCATGATGGGTGACCTTAGAGGCATTATGGAACAAGCCTCACAGCTTGAGGCATTAGACCCCCAATGGCTGCCGTTAGCCACCCATCTGCGTCAACTTGCCAAAAGTTTTAAAGGAAAACAAATCCTCGAATTATTAAAGAATATGAAGAGGCAAAATGAGTGCTGA
- a CDS encoding peptide ligase PGM1-related protein: MQTLNSSSSACAEQFRHLQNQLRERWDSVELLDQDDHDILVVPSVSMDQRELKKIEGCLHYEERLLFSLIRLRNPRTRLIYITAIPLSPIIIDYYLQLLPGIPFSHARDRLLLLSTYDGSSKPLSQKILERPRLIERIRQALRPQKSYMVCYNSSELERELSVKVGIPLLAPDPDLLYWGTKSGSREIFAESGVAYPDGSEIMQTVNDLVEAAAELWERQPSLKRIVVKLNEGFSGEGNAILDLRKIPEVAPDKASHAERVATLHERMESLSFQAKNETWENFSSRIPELGAIVEAFIEGEEKRSPSVQGYISPNGEVQILSTHDQILGGPDGQIYLGCKFPGDEAYRLRLQEMGLRVGRVLANKGAIERYGVDFVAVHQPDSPGAKWDLQAIEINLRKGGTTHPFMSLKFLTNGRYDQSTGLFYSQEGREKYYIATDNLQKERYRGLMPQDLMDIIAHHRLHFDSSTKTGNVFHLMGSLSEFGKLGVTSIGDSLQQAEDLYNQVVKVLDEETKPNLNSAKSPSYPSPPIAWGAS; encoded by the coding sequence ATGCAAACTTTAAATTCTTCTTCCTCTGCATGTGCAGAGCAGTTTCGGCATCTTCAGAATCAGTTGCGTGAGCGCTGGGATAGCGTTGAGTTATTGGACCAAGACGACCACGATATCTTGGTGGTACCTTCCGTCAGTATGGATCAGCGAGAACTCAAGAAGATTGAGGGCTGTCTGCACTACGAAGAACGGCTGTTGTTTTCTTTGATTCGTCTACGCAATCCGCGCACGCGGTTAATTTACATTACGGCTATACCTCTGTCGCCGATTATCATTGATTATTATTTGCAGCTATTGCCGGGAATTCCTTTCTCCCATGCGCGCGATCGCTTGCTGCTGCTTTCGACCTATGATGGCTCTTCCAAACCCCTGAGCCAAAAGATTTTAGAGCGTCCCCGGTTAATTGAGCGGATTCGCCAAGCACTTCGCCCTCAGAAGTCGTACATGGTTTGTTATAACTCATCGGAACTAGAGCGAGAGTTATCGGTAAAAGTGGGGATTCCACTGTTAGCCCCAGATCCAGACTTGCTGTATTGGGGTACAAAAAGCGGCAGTCGGGAAATTTTTGCCGAAAGTGGTGTGGCTTATCCCGACGGCAGCGAGATTATGCAAACCGTGAATGATCTCGTGGAAGCGGCTGCCGAGTTGTGGGAACGTCAACCGTCCCTAAAGCGGATCGTGGTTAAACTCAATGAAGGCTTTTCCGGAGAGGGGAATGCCATCCTTGACTTGAGAAAAATACCAGAGGTGGCTCCGGACAAAGCCTCCCATGCCGAACGAGTGGCAACACTTCATGAGCGCATGGAATCCTTGAGCTTTCAAGCGAAGAATGAGACGTGGGAGAATTTTTCCAGCCGCATTCCAGAGTTGGGGGCGATTGTTGAGGCATTTATTGAGGGGGAAGAAAAGCGATCGCCCAGTGTCCAGGGCTATATCAGTCCCAATGGGGAAGTTCAGATCCTCTCAACCCACGATCAGATTTTAGGTGGCCCAGACGGTCAAATCTATTTGGGTTGCAAGTTTCCTGGGGATGAAGCGTATCGCCTGCGCTTGCAAGAGATGGGGCTGCGTGTGGGTCGGGTTTTGGCGAACAAGGGAGCGATTGAGCGCTACGGAGTTGATTTTGTTGCCGTTCATCAGCCTGATAGTCCCGGTGCCAAATGGGATTTGCAGGCGATTGAAATCAACTTACGCAAAGGCGGCACCACTCATCCGTTTATGAGCCTTAAGTTTTTGACCAATGGTCGCTACGACCAATCTACGGGTTTATTTTACAGCCAAGAGGGTCGCGAGAAGTACTATATTGCCACAGACAATTTACAAAAAGAGCGCTATCGAGGATTAATGCCCCAAGACTTAATGGATATTATTGCCCATCACCGCCTGCACTTTGATAGTAGTACCAAAACCGGGAACGTGTTTCACTTAATGGGATCACTCTCCGAGTTTGGTAAGCTGGGAGTAACCAGTATCGGGGATTCTCTACAACAGGCAGAAGATTTATATAACCAGGTGGTCAAGGTTTTGGATGAAGAAACTAAGCCAAACCTCAATTCTGCCAAGTCTCCTTCCTATCCCAGCCCTCCTATTGCTTGGGGGGCTAGCTAG
- a CDS encoding acyltransferase: MHHPKVNFANQLDPFLALRGLACLVVVFYHVAPPRKFIVYQNYDFSWILFGHGYAAVLVFFCLSGYLMGKVFYSGKYTLDRTGVFNFWRNRILRIFPLYYFSILILAVFVYTPILQIQNWGALFRLCTFTYNQSLPVEFSGSFWSLSTEVQFYLLVPLIYAGLKNRLQSKKQVIFSFAAILLLICLLRLAFIIIFKTPENLDNYIQYVYTPLLTNIDVFMCGFLVNAWLKCRKDSEFKPNKDLAIKFSFFNLSISAKKIIAFILIIILFLFTAYYYYHQGPGESVVYPAVTAIITSIFIGLFESSVNHESFHKNEKLSFDAIVRNPVRTLEVAGVLSYGVYLWHQAILAKITTIMTSTHPVEVFLIKLVGTLVLSSVLATVTYYAIELPAARWKLYRSSAKIDNSTSSS; this comes from the coding sequence ATGCATCACCCCAAAGTCAACTTTGCGAATCAATTAGATCCTTTTCTTGCGCTTCGAGGGCTGGCTTGTCTGGTTGTGGTTTTTTATCATGTTGCTCCTCCTAGAAAATTTATCGTTTATCAAAATTATGACTTTAGCTGGATACTATTTGGTCATGGTTACGCCGCTGTTTTAGTTTTCTTTTGCTTATCCGGTTATTTGATGGGAAAAGTATTTTATTCGGGAAAATATACCCTTGACCGAACAGGTGTTTTTAATTTTTGGCGAAACCGTATTTTGAGGATTTTTCCTCTCTATTATTTTAGTATTTTGATTTTAGCCGTATTTGTTTATACACCAATTTTACAAATTCAGAACTGGGGAGCTTTATTTCGCTTATGTACTTTCACTTACAATCAAAGTCTTCCCGTGGAATTTAGTGGAAGTTTCTGGTCGCTCTCAACAGAAGTCCAGTTTTATCTTTTGGTTCCTCTAATTTATGCCGGTTTAAAAAATCGTCTTCAAAGCAAGAAACAAGTCATTTTTTCATTTGCAGCCATTCTTTTGCTAATCTGTCTCTTACGATTAGCCTTCATTATTATTTTTAAAACTCCAGAAAATCTCGATAACTACATTCAATATGTTTATACTCCCCTTCTGACAAATATTGATGTTTTTATGTGTGGTTTTTTGGTCAATGCTTGGCTGAAATGTAGAAAAGATAGTGAGTTCAAGCCAAACAAGGATTTAGCTATAAAGTTTTCTTTTTTTAATTTATCAATCTCGGCAAAAAAGATAATCGCTTTTATATTGATAATAATTCTATTTCTGTTCACGGCTTATTATTACTATCATCAAGGCCCTGGTGAGTCCGTTGTCTATCCAGCCGTAACCGCAATAATAACTTCAATTTTTATTGGCTTGTTTGAGTCAAGCGTTAATCATGAATCTTTTCATAAAAATGAAAAATTATCCTTTGATGCTATAGTCAGAAATCCTGTCAGAACCTTAGAAGTTGCAGGTGTTCTTTCTTATGGTGTCTATCTTTGGCATCAAGCTATTCTGGCAAAAATTACTACGATTATGACATCAACTCATCCTGTCGAAGTATTTTTGATTAAGCTTGTAGGAACACTCGTTTTATCAAGTGTACTGGCAACTGTAACCTATTATGCCATTGAGCTACCCGCCGCTCGATGGAAACTTTACCGAAGCTCTGCCAAAATCGATAACTCAACCTCTTCTTCCTAG
- the gndA gene encoding NADP-dependent phosphogluconate dehydrogenase yields the protein MTQPSFGLIGLAVMGENLALNVERNGFPVSVYNRTAAVTQKFMEVRAKGKNFTATYSIEEFVKSLERPRKILIMVKAGAPVDAVIAQLKPFLEPGDMIIDGGNSYYPDTERRTQELEAAGLGFVGMGVSGGEEGALNGPSLMPGGTQQAYAELQPILTKIAAQVDDGPCVTYIGAGGAGHYVKMVHNGIEYGDMQLIAEAYDLLKNTLGLNHQQLHEVFTEWNTTDELNSFLIEITADIFRFIDPDTNLPLVDVIQDAAGQKGTGRWTVQSALELAVPIPTMIAAVNARIMSFYKQDRVAASQELPGPTGKYEGDTKEFINKIRDALYCSKICSYAQGMALLSKASKDLNYNLALSEISRIWKGGCIIRAGFLDKIKTAFRDDENLPNLLLAPEFKQSILDRQDAWRDVLIVANKLGIAVPAFSASLDYFDSYRRARLPQNLTQAQRDYFGAHTYERTDKPGAFHTEWTKVAEESLQTGTTD from the coding sequence ATGACACAACCAAGTTTTGGTCTGATTGGTCTAGCCGTTATGGGCGAAAACCTTGCCCTGAATGTGGAGCGTAATGGTTTTCCAGTCAGTGTTTACAATCGTACCGCTGCCGTTACCCAAAAGTTTATGGAGGTGCGGGCTAAGGGGAAGAACTTCACAGCGACCTACTCGATTGAAGAATTTGTCAAATCGCTGGAACGACCCCGTAAGATTCTGATTATGGTGAAAGCGGGTGCGCCGGTTGATGCGGTGATTGCCCAGCTCAAGCCCTTCCTAGAGCCGGGGGACATGATCATTGACGGCGGTAACTCCTACTATCCAGACACAGAGCGACGCACCCAAGAATTAGAGGCGGCTGGACTGGGATTTGTGGGCATGGGCGTCAGCGGTGGTGAAGAAGGAGCGCTGAATGGCCCAAGCTTAATGCCTGGGGGTACACAGCAGGCTTACGCAGAATTACAACCTATTCTGACGAAAATAGCCGCTCAAGTAGATGATGGGCCTTGTGTCACCTACATCGGCGCTGGTGGTGCAGGTCACTACGTCAAGATGGTACACAACGGGATTGAATACGGCGATATGCAGCTTATTGCCGAAGCCTACGACCTACTCAAGAACACGTTGGGACTGAACCATCAGCAGCTACACGAAGTTTTTACGGAGTGGAACACAACCGACGAACTCAACTCGTTTTTGATTGAAATTACAGCGGATATTTTCAGGTTCATTGACCCAGACACTAACTTACCGCTGGTAGATGTCATTCAGGATGCTGCTGGACAAAAGGGAACGGGACGCTGGACAGTACAGAGTGCCTTAGAACTTGCTGTACCCATCCCCACCATGATTGCAGCGGTCAACGCTCGGATTATGTCCTTCTATAAACAAGACCGGGTGGCAGCCTCACAAGAGTTACCGGGACCCACGGGCAAATATGAGGGGGATACTAAAGAATTTATCAACAAAATCCGAGATGCTCTTTACTGCTCAAAGATTTGTTCCTATGCTCAAGGGATGGCGCTGTTGAGTAAGGCATCTAAGGATTTGAACTACAACCTTGCTTTGAGCGAAATTTCCCGAATTTGGAAAGGTGGCTGTATTATTCGCGCTGGCTTCCTCGATAAGATTAAGACCGCTTTCAGGGACGACGAAAATTTGCCCAACTTGTTGTTAGCTCCTGAATTTAAGCAAAGCATTTTGGATCGGCAAGATGCTTGGCGGGATGTGCTGATAGTGGCGAACAAACTAGGGATTGCGGTTCCTGCATTCAGCGCATCCTTGGATTACTTCGACAGCTACCGACGCGCTCGCCTGCCACAAAACCTTACTCAAGCACAGCGTGACTACTTCGGTGCTCACACCTATGAACGTACCGATAAACCAGGTGCATTCCACACCGAATGGACGAAGGTTGCTGAAGAATCGCTACAAACTGGCACCACCGATTAA